In the Telopea speciosissima isolate NSW1024214 ecotype Mountain lineage chromosome 6, Tspe_v1, whole genome shotgun sequence genome, GgcaatttacacataccacccctgaggtttgacgaaaagaTATTTTCATCCCCCAGTTTAGGAAAATTTTGCATATCTCCCTGAGGTTTGTAAACGGTAACAGATAAacccattccatcagttcatatgactaacactgttaaaaattaaacTTGAATTGATGAAATTGcgtttagaaaaataaaattaaaaaaacacctgcaactcatcttccccaatcgattttgggtaTGGAAGAACCTACCAAGACCCTCGCCGTCCATTGCTCGATTCAAGCAGAAGTCGAGATTCTCTCAAGTGGAGACGGAAGAAAGGCCTGTTTCACGCCACACCAGAGGAAGGAGCGCAGAAGATGAACAGGGAGAGCAAAAGCGTTTGCTCCGATGCTGGTTCCGGTGCCGACACTGGGAACGACGGTTGTGGAAGATCAGGATGGTGGGAAGGATTGAGCCCTGAGATATTGGCTTTGATTTTTGTTCGAATTCCAGCAGAGGAGTTGGTTCAGGAGGTCCAACTCGTCTGCAAATCATGGCGAGAGACCATCGCTGGTCCTTACTGCTGGACCGACATTGATGTCGAGAAGTGGTGTCGTCGGTGCAGCAGCACCGATGTCACCGATTGTTTAGTTCGTCGTCTTGTCCGTCGTAGCAGAGACTCTGTTCGACTACTCTCCGCTTACAAGCTTGGTGACTCCGGTTTCTCTTACGTCGCCAACTAGTAATTATCGATTTTAATTTTcgtttttcattcatttttcattggttctcttatttcttcaatctttcttaGAAGTTAAGTAACATGGGAAGGAAATACTGGGTTTCAGTTTATTGAGATTTCCATTTCTGGATTTTTCCTTTTGGCGTTCTGCATATGCAGTGGGAGATGCTTGAAGGTATTGAAGATTCCAATGAGCGAGGTGACCGATAGGATAGTGGAGAAACACGCTGAATCGCTCTCAAAAGTGGCGTTATTGGATATCAGTTACTGTTTGAAGATCACTTGCAAAGGTCTTGCTGCTTTGGGGATGCACTGCAAGTCTTTGGTTCGTTTGAGGAGAAAcatgccgccaccaccaccaccagaatTGCAGTTTCCTGCAGCACCGGAACCTCAAGTAGACGATGGGGAGGCCATGGTTATTGCCGATTCAATGCCAGGGCTCTGTGAACTTGAGCTTGGATATGGCCGCTTCCGCGACCGTGGTCTCGATGCCATACTGACTAAATGCCAGTCCCTCACTCACCTCGACATACAAGGGTGTTGGAATGTGAAGTTGGAAGGCAATCTTGAGGAGAAGTGTGGTCGTCTCGCCGTCTTCAAGAGCCCTTGGGATGCCAATTTTGATGATTTACCATTGTCTGACGATGGTAGTGATGCTGAAGAGGATGAAGCCTCAGAATTCTCACCTTTGGACTCAGAACAGAGTGATGGATAGCTTACAAGTTCTTCAtctcctttttggtttttttgactTTTGGTAAATTAGACTATATTCCTATCCCTGCTCTGTTGAGGGTCTTAGTTCTTGGATTACAATTTTGATCGAGTACTGCTTGAATCGAACTGTGGACGGTGAGGGTATTGGTAGTTTGTTctatacctgcaactcatcttctctgaggttttttttttttttttttttttttttttcttgtaaggacAATTCCATCAGtacaagtctaatttttaatagTGTTAATCATGAACtcacggaatgggcttatttgttaccgtttgcaaacctcagggagatacgtagaatttttcaaaattagggggtgaaaatatcctttcgtcaaacttCAAGGATGGTATATATAAATTTTCATACTTTAAATGCCCTTGGAAAGGTATATCCCACTTTCGACATAGTAAACAAGATTCTTAAATCACGTGGTTAATGAATGCTCCTTAGGAGGAGGAATGCTATGTAAACCACAAGGGATGAATATGACACTGGTGAGTCCAAAGAAGAGGATTCACTAATGAGGGTTTCTAACTTATGCTTCCTAAGCTTTGAAGACTCTAGTGATGAAGAGGTAGGAGATGGTCCCTATTATGAAGAACTGTCAAATACATTATTAAATCCATGGTCCCATAGGATTGAAAAGAGAATCTTCATAAAATATAAGCaaattagatattttttttcaaaccctatttGAATACAAGTGTATACTATGAAAACGTAATCAAGAAATTTGGATTGATTTTAAGATTGTTTGACCAAGTCAATCCTATGTAGGACAAATGCGCTGTTAAAATGGTGATTATTATTCGCATGAGAGCCCAGCATTTAGGGCGCGCCTAGGATGTATCTAGCAGTTGAGCTGTATAGCACACATTTTGGCACACACTTAGAGATGTTTATGGCATAGCCCAAATGACGGGATGAATCCTAGGCGTGgtgggctccttggagacgaaCTAAATTCTTATTGTTCTGCATTCAGGAGACAAATGAGTTTTGTCAAAAAATTGACCCATTTAGTAGATATTGGATGGTTGGAATTGTCACTTTATGGAATGCTCTTCATGGATTTACATTTACAGGGACTGGGAGTGTGCAACAAAAGATACCTTCATGACTGCCGGCCGGGTTATGGCTATGGTgggggaggaaagaagaaacagagcAGTTGGTGATTTACCCATTAAAATACGCTAGTATTTGCAGTCGATCCCTCACTGCAGATATGATTAACTGATAAAGAATTGAAAATGCAGAGCACTTCCGCTTCTCTTTTCATTACCTgccaaattaaaagaaagtcACAAAAGATTCCTCTGTCTCTCTGTTTCGGTGTGACGTAATACGGTAGTCTCTCTTTCGTACAAAGGGAGGGATTTTGTCTGAAAGGGTGTTAACCCACATAAATAAATCTGTCCTTGAACCCAGTTTcgttaaaagaaagaaaccctTTTCTCCCTAACTGAAATAAAGATTCAAGGGGTAAAGAAGGATGTGGAAGTCAATGGTAGTCATGGCGTTGGTACTCTGGTTGTCTTTGTTGTTTTGTAGCATCAGTCGCAGCATCAGAAGCTCCAGCAGCTCCAGAAGCTCCTTCCCCAATTTTCACTCGTTCTTCTTCCTTAATTTCACTGTATGTTTGAGAAAGTACAGTACTTGTAGAACAAATTACAGATATCAGAACTCAACAACCACCTCTCTCTAACGTTTTCTGTGATTCTTTTTAAATAAGGGTACACTAATTGTGCGAAATTTGCAGGAAAACAGGAGGGTTTCGATCTCCAGCATTGGTATGGTGGAGGGTTTAGTACCAGATCAGAGGGTGAAACAGAGTCATAATATTGTGGGTCTAGTGGTAGAGGAGTTCATCTTTGCTGCAAACTCGGTTCCTTTCAATAGCTGTCATGCCTCCACTATCGTTGAGGTGATGGAGATGATACTTGTCTTCATCTTTCCcccaatttttaatttttttcaaatgttTTGGTCCAAAGagatgatgttgatgatgttTGCTGGTCTTTATAGGTTAAGAAAGATCTTTTTCTTGTTGCCTACTTTGGTGGTTCTCACGAGGGAGCACCtgatgtgaaaatttggttgcagacttACAAGGTAAGACATAGATTACTGTCCGCATTTCGATATCCTTCATTTTTtacccggggggggggggtgtctttctttatttttcttttaattgatcTTTCAGTTTGATTGTTGTTCTTGTTTAGGATGGCTCATGGCATCCTCCTATTGTGGTCGATGAAGAACCTGATGTGCCAATGTGGAATCCTGTACTATTCAAGCTTCCATCAAATGAATTGCTACTGTTCTATAAGATTGGTCAGGAGGTCCAGAAGTGAGTTTTAGTTTTCAACCGTTCACTGCATTCTGTGATTACTTTTTTATTATTGgtattcggtattctcatctcAAAATCcctaattattaattattttttattaagtaAATGGACCTCAACTGTCTTACAAGATGCAGATATGAAATCCATGATCAAACTCATGATGAAGCTATTAGTATAATGTTCATACAGAGAATATTCTTTGGAAGTTTCACTTTTTCGGCCAATAAAACTGATTTGCTTATGTAACCGTTGGTCTTGGAATTGCTCTGTTGTAAAACAAGATAGAGGCTTTGTGCTATATTGAATTTGAGAGGAGTTAAGCATTTCTTCTAGgttaaaaagttgaaaactgTAGACATTTATCTTGGTTGCTTCTATGATAGTTGAATAAATGTGATTCTTTTTGTATGTTCAAAGTGCCTGGATTTTATATTAATCATGGAAGAAGAGTGGATTAGACAGTCATGAATCCCTGTGTAGTACATTGTCACAAATCCCAAAATGGATTGGAATTTCTCCAGTCAGATGATGGTCTTCTTATCAATCTTTCTTGTACTTCAAcattctttatcttggtttTCTATATTCAACTTAGACAAAAATACAGAGTaataattttgtcatttttacTTAATGAATAACAGAATACTTATATTAGATACAATGGAAAGTCAAACGACCCTCGTAGAGGCTTGTCATCTTTATATACATCAATTATTTAAGACTCCCACACACTGTGGCCAAGCCAAGTATACATTTTTGCTCCATGTATAACCCCTTTAGCTACTCATCTGCCAGGGCATTTCATGATTTTGGGTTCACTGCAAGGAGGTGTTCATCAAGGTTGATGCATGATTCCTACTCTTGATGAGTCAAATCTCCACAACCCATCTTCAGTTGTGGACATCCGCTGCTAAGTGCTAATAATAACCATCAAGTTTTTCAATTATAACTGAATTCATACCCAACAGGGAGATAAACTGCAACCAAAATTCTGATGCCCTCAACTCTGCATCATTTTTATCTTCTATTTGAACCAACACAatacaacaagatttttcctTGTTTGTCTTGGATTGCTCCCCAAATCTGTGCTGGTAGAATATAACTTAGTCATTTTTTCACAGAATATTGAAGTTTCCAAGGAGAAATCTCCTACACCCCTGCCCCCTCactctttattattattattattttaatttttcccTGTTTGTTAAGGAGGATGATTAGCTTAGTCTAGTTTTATTAATTAAGAAAACAGTACTACACCCTAGTGAGGGGTGAAAGGGAAGGATGTAGCGGCCTTATTCTTGGAATAGCTACTATATACCAAACTTGACAACGTCAGCAGCCTGAAGTATACTTTAGTGTGTCTGTGTGTTGAGTAGATCCAACCTGCATTCCCacagtaaaaaaaaatgacacatcTTGATTGACCATGGAGCCAGCATGTTGATTACCTTACCTGTATGTATGTGATAATGTGATTCTCAGAAAGCCATCTATCTCAAGTTAATTGGTACACTATTACCAGTTTACCAGATTCCTTGGTCCTCTTTGAACCGAATCTCATTCGTTGGATAGCTCAAACTGTATCGAATTTCATTTCATGGATAATTCAACCTGTATAGAAACCTTATGAACAAAGGTATCACTAGTCATCTTAACTCACTGACTTCCTTTGCTTGGATACCTTGAAACTTAAGCAATGGTAATTCACCTGGGGTACTCAAGGAAGCACTGACTTACAATTATTAAAATTTGAAGTTGTTGCTAATTTGACTTCAATACGAGATTGCTGCTACATTCTCCAGT is a window encoding:
- the LOC122666039 gene encoding F-box protein FBW2-like; amino-acid sequence: MNRESKSVCSDAGSGADTGNDGCGRSGWWEGLSPEILALIFVRIPAEELVQEVQLVCKSWRETIAGPYCWTDIDVEKWCRRCSSTDVTDCLVRRLVRRSRDSVRLLSAYKLGDSGFSYVANYGRCLKVLKIPMSEVTDRIVEKHAESLSKVALLDISYCLKITCKGLAALGMHCKSLVRLRRNMPPPPPPELQFPAAPEPQVDDGEAMVIADSMPGLCELELGYGRFRDRGLDAILTKCQSLTHLDIQGCWNVKLEGNLEEKCGRLAVFKSPWDANFDDLPLSDDGSDAEEDEASEFSPLDSEQSDG